A genomic segment from Actinomycetota bacterium encodes:
- the secA gene encoding preprotein translocase subunit SecA yields MLKALGKVLRMGERRRLEQLEETVRLVNALEPEVQRLSDEELRAKTGEFKSRLERGESLDDLLPEAFAVVREAAVRTLGQRHFDVQIMGGIVLHQGKIAEMKTGEGKTLVATLPVYLNALEGKGVHVVTVNDYLARRDSEWMGVIYRFLGLTVGLIQAQMPKEQRRKAYAADVTYGTNNEFGFDYLRDNLEVTLEGMVQRGHHYAIVDEVDSILIDEARTPLIISGAAEESARLYRQFASIAPRLKLGVDYEVEEKTRTVSVTDEGIRKVEAMLGVENLYDHINTPLVHHLQNALKAKELYRRDVDYVVTDGQVVIVDEFTGRLMPGRRWSDGLHQAIEAKEGLRVRQENQTLATITLQNYFRMYEKLAGMTGTAATEAAEFEEIYGLEVVVIPTNLPMIREDKNDVIYKTEEAKFRAVVEDIASCYERGQPVLVGTISIEKSERLSAMLRKRGIPHQVLNAKHHAREAEIVAQAGRLKTVTIATNMAGRGTDIMLGGNPRMLAQKELLGRVEMDEEAWRRTLEEEGIPWEEWERKLAEVTARCEEEKRKVIELGGLYVLGTERHEARRIDNQLRGRSGRQGDPGVSRFYLSLEDDLMRVFASNTVASLMDRLRLPEDMPIENKMVTRAIETAQKNVEANHFEMRKNLLKYDDVMNTQREVIYGERRRILEGEDIHSRVREMIEEVVDAAVAGHIDADAHPEEWDLEGLFRYLRTIYPVTFEPSQIDLDNVTPEALREALVEDALEVYEEREKEFAEQGRDIRELERLVMLRVIDNRWRDHLYDMDHLRDSVGLRSFAGRDPLVEYQNEAFRTFQELIFNIQEEFLRYMFHVRLVKAEERPSLRVVEGEGGKQRKKAEPVRSQKVGRNAPCPCGSGKKYKHCCGRSA; encoded by the coding sequence ATGCTCAAGGCGCTGGGCAAGGTGCTGCGCATGGGGGAACGCCGCCGGCTGGAGCAGCTGGAGGAGACGGTTCGCCTGGTTAACGCGCTGGAGCCCGAGGTGCAGCGTTTGAGCGACGAGGAGCTGCGGGCCAAAACGGGGGAGTTCAAGTCCCGCCTGGAACGGGGTGAATCCCTCGACGACCTGCTCCCCGAGGCTTTCGCCGTGGTTCGCGAGGCGGCGGTGCGCACCCTGGGCCAGCGCCACTTCGACGTGCAGATAATGGGCGGCATTGTCCTCCACCAGGGGAAGATCGCCGAGATGAAGACCGGTGAAGGGAAGACGCTGGTGGCCACCCTCCCCGTGTACCTCAACGCCCTGGAGGGCAAGGGCGTGCACGTGGTCACGGTCAACGATTACCTGGCGCGGCGGGACAGCGAGTGGATGGGGGTCATCTACCGCTTCCTGGGGCTCACCGTGGGGCTCATCCAGGCCCAGATGCCCAAGGAGCAGCGGCGGAAGGCCTACGCCGCGGACGTGACCTACGGCACCAACAACGAGTTCGGGTTCGATTACCTCCGGGACAACCTGGAGGTGACCCTGGAGGGGATGGTACAGCGCGGGCATCACTACGCCATCGTGGACGAGGTGGACTCCATCCTCATCGACGAGGCCCGCACCCCCCTGATCATCTCCGGGGCGGCGGAAGAGTCGGCGCGCCTCTACCGCCAGTTCGCTTCCATAGCCCCCCGCCTGAAGCTGGGCGTGGACTACGAGGTGGAAGAGAAGACGCGCACCGTATCCGTGACCGACGAGGGGATCCGCAAGGTGGAGGCCATGCTGGGGGTGGAAAACCTCTACGACCATATCAACACCCCCCTGGTGCACCACCTGCAGAACGCCCTCAAGGCCAAGGAGCTCTACCGCCGGGACGTGGACTACGTGGTCACCGACGGCCAGGTGGTTATCGTGGACGAGTTCACCGGGAGGCTCATGCCCGGGCGGCGCTGGAGCGACGGCCTACACCAAGCCATCGAGGCCAAGGAGGGGCTGCGGGTGAGGCAGGAGAACCAGACCCTGGCCACCATCACTTTGCAGAACTACTTCCGCATGTACGAGAAGCTGGCGGGCATGACCGGGACGGCGGCCACCGAGGCGGCGGAGTTCGAAGAGATCTACGGGCTGGAGGTGGTGGTCATACCCACCAACCTCCCCATGATCCGGGAGGACAAAAACGACGTCATCTACAAGACGGAGGAGGCCAAGTTCCGCGCCGTGGTGGAGGACATCGCCTCCTGCTACGAGAGGGGACAGCCGGTCCTGGTGGGGACCATCTCCATCGAGAAGTCGGAGCGCCTCTCGGCCATGCTCCGCAAGCGGGGCATCCCCCACCAAGTCCTGAACGCCAAGCACCACGCCCGGGAAGCGGAGATCGTGGCCCAGGCCGGCCGACTCAAGACGGTGACCATCGCCACCAACATGGCCGGTCGGGGAACGGACATCATGCTGGGCGGGAACCCCCGCATGCTGGCCCAGAAGGAGCTCCTGGGGCGGGTGGAGATGGACGAGGAGGCCTGGAGGAGGACGCTGGAGGAGGAGGGCATCCCCTGGGAGGAGTGGGAGCGCAAGCTGGCCGAGGTCACCGCACGCTGCGAGGAGGAGAAGAGGAAGGTCATCGAGCTGGGCGGGCTCTACGTCCTGGGCACGGAGAGGCACGAGGCACGGCGCATCGATAACCAGCTCCGGGGCCGTTCCGGACGCCAGGGCGACCCGGGCGTCTCCCGCTTCTACCTCTCCCTGGAGGACGACCTCATGCGCGTCTTCGCCTCCAACACCGTGGCCTCCCTCATGGATCGGCTCCGCCTCCCGGAGGACATGCCCATCGAGAACAAGATGGTCACCCGGGCCATCGAGACGGCGCAGAAGAACGTGGAGGCCAACCACTTCGAGATGCGCAAGAACCTCCTGAAATACGACGATGTCATGAACACCCAGCGGGAGGTGATCTACGGGGAGCGGAGGCGCATCCTGGAGGGGGAGGACATCCATTCCCGCGTCAGGGAGATGATCGAGGAGGTCGTTGACGCCGCCGTCGCCGGGCACATCGACGCCGATGCCCACCCCGAGGAGTGGGACCTGGAGGGCCTCTTCCGTTACCTGAGGACCATTTACCCCGTGACCTTCGAGCCCTCCCAGATCGACCTGGACAACGTCACCCCTGAGGCCCTGAGGGAGGCCCTGGTGGAGGACGCCCTGGAGGTCTACGAGGAGCGGGAGAAGGAGTTCGCCGAGCAGGGGCGGGACATCCGGGAACTGGAACGACTGGTCATGCTGCGGGTCATCGACAACCGCTGGCGGGACCACCTCTACGACATGGACCATCTTCGGGACAGCGTGGGGCTGCGTTCCTTCGCCGGTCGGGACCCCCTGGTGGAGTACCAGAACGAGGCCTTCCGCACCTTTCAGGAGCTGATCTTCAACATCCAGGAGGAGTTCCTCCGTTACATGTTCCACGTCCGCCTGGTCAAGGCGGAGGAAAGGCCCTCCCTACGCGTGGTAGAGGGGGAGGGCGGAAAGCAGAGGAAAAAGGCCGAGCCGGTGCGTTCCCAGAAGGTGGGAAGGAACGCCCCCTGTCCTTGCGGCAGCGGGAAGAAGTACAAGCACTGCTGCGGAAGGAGTGCCTGA